In Geminocystis sp. NIES-3709, a single genomic region encodes these proteins:
- a CDS encoding MlaE family lipid ABC transporter permease subunit: protein MNKVFERLVSGLFLTGQILVHILQAKIYRNNSLDQMAFVGPASLPISLITAASVGMVFTIQVAREFVYFGATTAVGGVLALALTRELAPVLTAVVLAGRVGSAFAAEIGTMKVTEQIDALYILKTDPVDYLVTPRVIACSLTLPILSIVSLVVGMGAGLIISDTIYDISTSIFLDSVKNFLKTWDVIVCIIKSVVFGAIIAIIGCNWGLTTTGGAKGVGRSTTEAVVISLISIFVTNFFLSWLMFQGTGSAVIE, encoded by the coding sequence GGACAAATTTTGGTTCATATCTTACAAGCTAAAATTTATCGTAATAATAGTTTAGATCAAATGGCTTTTGTGGGGCCTGCGTCCTTGCCCATATCCTTAATTACTGCCGCTTCAGTGGGTATGGTATTTACAATTCAGGTAGCAAGGGAATTTGTCTATTTTGGTGCTACTACCGCAGTGGGAGGCGTTTTAGCTTTAGCTTTAACTCGTGAATTAGCACCGGTTTTAACAGCCGTAGTATTAGCAGGTCGTGTGGGAAGTGCTTTTGCTGCCGAAATTGGTACGATGAAGGTAACAGAACAAATTGACGCTTTGTATATCTTAAAAACAGATCCTGTTGATTATTTAGTGACTCCTAGAGTTATTGCTTGTTCTTTAACGTTGCCTATTTTAAGTATTGTCTCTTTAGTGGTAGGTATGGGAGCGGGGTTAATTATCTCTGATACAATTTATGATATTTCTACCTCAATTTTTCTTGATTCTGTTAAGAATTTTTTGAAAACATGGGACGTAATTGTTTGTATTATTAAATCTGTGGTTTTTGGAGCGATTATTGCTATTATTGGCTGTAATTGGGGTTTAACTACCACGGGGGGTGCAAAGGGTGTAGGTCGATCAACTACTGAAGCGGTGGTTATTTCTTTGATTTCGATTTTTGTAACTAATTTTTTTCTTTCATGGTTAATGTTTCAAGGTACTGGTAGTGCGGTAATAGAATAA
- a CDS encoding NAD-dependent epimerase/dehydratase family protein, translating into MRILIMGGTRFIGVSLTKILVAQGHEVVLFNRGNKSVPVDAVTQIHGDRKDIPQLQEKLKGQNFDAIFDNNGRELSDTQPLVELFKGKLSHFIYVSSAGVYLSSEQMPHLEDDPVDPQSRHKGKYETEQYLQNEGIPFTSIRPVYIYGSGNYNDLEAWFFDRLVRNLPILIPNSGLHFTQFGHVEDLAIAMSKVLGNSKAIGQIYNISGDRYVTFKGLALACASAIGKNPEEIEIKYYNPKKFNLGKRKAFPIRVQHFFADISKAKKDLDWQPKYDLISGLKESFENDYLPSGRDKIEIDFTLDREILSQL; encoded by the coding sequence ATGCGTATTTTAATTATGGGGGGAACTCGTTTTATCGGTGTTTCTCTGACTAAAATTTTAGTTGCTCAAGGTCATGAAGTTGTTTTGTTTAATAGAGGTAATAAATCTGTACCTGTTGATGCTGTGACTCAAATACATGGCGATCGTAAAGATATACCACAATTACAAGAAAAATTAAAAGGACAAAATTTTGATGCCATTTTCGATAATAATGGGCGAGAATTAAGTGATACTCAACCTTTAGTTGAATTATTTAAAGGAAAATTATCTCATTTTATCTATGTTAGTTCAGCAGGGGTTTATTTATCATCGGAACAAATGCCTCACCTAGAGGATGATCCTGTTGACCCACAAAGTCGCCACAAAGGGAAATATGAAACGGAACAATATCTCCAAAATGAGGGTATTCCCTTTACTTCAATTCGTCCTGTATATATTTATGGTTCGGGCAACTATAATGATTTAGAGGCTTGGTTTTTCGATCGATTAGTACGAAATTTGCCTATTTTAATTCCGAATAGTGGTTTACACTTTACTCAATTTGGTCATGTGGAAGACTTAGCTATCGCGATGAGTAAGGTTTTGGGTAATTCCAAAGCCATTGGACAAATATATAACATTTCGGGCGATCGATATGTAACCTTTAAAGGATTAGCTTTGGCTTGTGCATCTGCTATCGGGAAAAATCCAGAAGAAATAGAGATAAAATATTATAATCCTAAGAAATTTAATTTAGGAAAAAGAAAAGCATTTCCTATTAGAGTACAACATTTTTTTGCCGATATTTCCAAAGCTAAAAAAGATTTAGATTGGCAACCAAAATATGATTTAATTTCAGGATTAAAAGAGTCTTTTGAAAATGATTATTTACCATCAGGGAGAGACAAAATTGAAATAGATTTTACTCTCGATCGAGAAATCCTCAGTCAATTATAA
- a CDS encoding NAD+ synthase: MKISIAQLNPIIGDIENNAKKIREKAELAVKEGAKLLLTPELSLCGYPPRDLLLNQSFVDVMSEKLQQLALEIPSQIYVLVGTVTFNSLAHEQGKKNLYNSTALINNGKIYQIYHKRLLPTYDVFEEDRYFSAGNDVNFFILDGVKIGVTICEDLWNDEQFWGKKNYSINPIQDLVNEDIDLIVNLSASPYIVGKQKLREGLLKHIVNKYKIPIIYVNQVGGNDDLIFDGFSCGVNKQGEIIARCYPYQEDLIYLELEKNNKDLSSNYVQDLIDSEEKEIYQALVLGVKDYARKCGFTKAILGLSGGIDSALVATIAVSALGKDNVFGVLMPSPYSSDHSVIDAEKLVNNLGIKSEKISIQEGMKSFDFMLNPLFKNTEFGIAEENLQSRIRGTLLMAIANKFGYLLLSTGNKSEMAVGYCTLYGDMNGGLAVIADVPKTKVFNICKWINKDEEIIPNNILVKPPSAELKPNQKDEDSLPPYDILDDILERYITQHQSLNDIEKAGHNLETIKKVVKLVDRAEFKRKQAPPGLKITDRAFGTGWKMPIAYRLGITN, encoded by the coding sequence ATGAAAATATCGATCGCCCAACTAAATCCCATAATCGGAGATATTGAAAACAATGCTAAGAAAATTCGAGAAAAAGCTGAATTAGCCGTTAAAGAGGGTGCAAAATTACTCTTAACCCCTGAATTATCTCTTTGTGGTTATCCTCCCAGAGATTTACTTTTAAACCAAAGTTTTGTTGATGTAATGTCTGAAAAATTACAGCAATTAGCCTTAGAAATTCCATCACAAATTTATGTTTTAGTAGGTACTGTAACATTTAATTCTCTTGCTCATGAACAGGGTAAAAAGAACCTTTATAATAGTACTGCTTTAATCAATAATGGTAAAATCTACCAAATCTATCATAAAAGACTTTTACCAACTTATGATGTATTTGAAGAAGATCGATATTTTAGTGCAGGAAATGATGTTAATTTTTTCATTTTAGATGGTGTAAAAATAGGGGTAACAATTTGTGAAGATTTGTGGAATGATGAACAATTTTGGGGTAAAAAAAATTATAGTATTAATCCTATTCAAGATTTAGTTAATGAGGATATTGATTTAATTGTCAATTTATCAGCTTCGCCTTATATTGTTGGGAAACAAAAACTAAGAGAAGGATTATTAAAGCATATTGTTAACAAATATAAAATACCAATTATTTATGTTAATCAAGTAGGTGGAAATGATGATTTAATTTTCGATGGTTTTAGTTGTGGAGTTAACAAGCAAGGAGAAATAATTGCTAGATGTTATCCCTATCAAGAAGATTTAATTTATTTAGAATTAGAGAAAAATAATAAAGATTTATCTTCAAATTATGTTCAAGATTTAATTGATAGTGAAGAGAAAGAAATTTATCAAGCCTTAGTATTAGGTGTCAAAGATTATGCTCGAAAATGTGGTTTTACTAAAGCTATTTTAGGTTTAAGTGGTGGTATTGATTCCGCTTTAGTGGCAACTATTGCTGTTTCTGCATTAGGTAAAGATAATGTTTTTGGTGTGTTAATGCCTTCCCCTTACAGTTCAGATCATTCTGTTATTGATGCTGAAAAATTAGTTAATAATTTAGGTATAAAAAGCGAAAAAATATCTATTCAAGAGGGAATGAAAAGTTTTGATTTTATGTTAAATCCCCTTTTTAAAAATACAGAATTTGGTATTGCTGAAGAAAATTTACAGTCGAGAATTAGAGGGACTTTATTAATGGCGATCGCAAATAAATTTGGTTATTTATTATTATCAACGGGCAATAAATCTGAGATGGCAGTGGGATATTGTACTTTGTATGGTGATATGAATGGGGGATTAGCTGTTATTGCAGACGTACCGAAAACGAAAGTTTTTAACATCTGTAAATGGATTAATAAGGATGAAGAAATAATCCCTAATAATATTTTAGTAAAACCACCAAGTGCAGAATTAAAACCCAATCAAAAAGATGAAGATTCTTTGCCTCCTTATGATATTTTAGACGATATTTTAGAACGTTATATCACTCAACATCAATCTTTAAATGATATTGAAAAAGCAGGGCATAATTTAGAGACTATTAAAAAAGTGGTAAAATTAGTTGATCGAGCTGAATTTAAACGAAAACAAGCCCCTCCTGGACTAAAAATAACAGATCGAGCATTTGGTACCGGTTGGAAAATGCCTATTGCTTATAGATTAGGAATTACAAATTAG